The following proteins come from a genomic window of Pirellula staleyi DSM 6068:
- a CDS encoding Rrf2 family transcriptional regulator, whose translation MRSPLAMIVSAKTEYACIAMLELAARDERSEPVRIKDIADRHGIPSRFLVQILLQLKTAGLVQSVRGASGGYQLALPPREITLGTVMSAVDAQSARVVSSLTSDSPTTRVLHDRWQLVAEKQRELLEEVTLADLVTELRGQTSGMYYI comes from the coding sequence ATGCGGTCTCCACTCGCAATGATCGTTTCCGCCAAAACCGAGTATGCCTGCATCGCCATGCTGGAACTCGCTGCGCGCGACGAGCGTAGCGAACCGGTCCGCATCAAAGATATTGCCGACCGGCATGGCATTCCTTCGCGGTTCCTCGTGCAGATCCTGCTGCAACTCAAAACCGCAGGGCTCGTTCAAAGCGTTCGAGGAGCTTCGGGGGGCTACCAGCTCGCCCTTCCCCCTCGCGAAATCACCCTCGGCACGGTGATGTCGGCGGTCGATGCTCAGTCGGCACGTGTGGTGTCGAGCCTCACTAGCGATAGCCCCACCACTCGCGTTTTGCACGATCGGTGGCAACTGGTCGCTGAAAAGCAGCGGGAATTGCTCGAAGAAGTCACCCTGGCCGATTTGGTGACCGAGCTCCGCGGTCAGACGTCGGGCATGTATTATATCTAA